ATGTGTGTGGTTTTCTTCCTAATATTTATACTACTTTAGCTAGCTTTTATTAGTTTCAAGAATTCTAATATTACTTGAAATATTCTCAGCCCCTgaacattatcatcaacatctaaattctaaataaatatattaaatatagaatTACATTTTTGCATTAGCCTTcactattttaattaacatatgCATAAATATGACAATTTAATTTGTTATCACAGTACCTAttgtatgtaaatgtaatttttgcCAAAAAGGATGATAAAAATGGTTGATTCTGCAAGGAGTTGAAATATTTCCTTATTATAATTACTCAATATGATATCCATGATGATTTAATAGTTAATTAACTTGTGCTTGTTATTTAATAGCATTGTTATTCTATTGATGCAATAGCTTCAATGAAGGTCTGAAGTACTCAAGATTACTTAATTgatattacttataattttatctcTGTTGTATAAACCTGTTTACTTGCTGATTCTTTTCTGCAAGGCAGACTGGGAAACATATTTGCCATGCTATTTACAGTAACATCTAGATGGCAGATCCCTCCAATTGTTAAATGCTTTAATACCTATTATCCAATAGTGAACAAGGACAAACAAGGAATTCATTTGCATTGAACATGTTAAAAGAATTATACATaattgcctcattggtccagtcGTTAGATTATGTGGCTTCGGCTTACAAGGTCCTGTGTTCGAGCTCTGGGTTGGGTTATGAAATACTGACCTTCCTGGGaaatatttagaaatttttTCTAGCTGAATTGGAAACTCAGTGTTAAACCCTcttgcctcagagagcatgttaagacTGATAgtggtaattattattgtagacTGGTGGACTGTGATAGtggaatttaacattatcacagTTTATCCTGGCCATTGGCCATAATCTTAAGCACATCctgagaaaatctgcatacctaaAGAATTaatgtgtttgaagtctgccaaaccgcatcaggccagtgtggtggactatcctaaccactctcattctgagaagtgCCTCATGCTTAACAGTGATCCCCATATGGTTTGTTAAGGATTGCTCTCCTATAAATAGGGGTCATGGGCTGCTAAATTGTGATGTGTaaacaactttttaaatttcCCTTTCCATTGTTACAGGAACAGTTTGAAGAAAATCGCACGCAACGACAACACGGAATTCTCAAAGCAGAGTGTCATGAACGACATGGAGAAGTTCGTCAAAACGGTGAACACAATGGAGGAGACTGTGTTGGTGCCGTGTCGGCTGATGAACCTGTCTCCGGAGGGTGACGACGACCCGTTCAGCCTGTTCGCCATGCTGAACGACTTGAAGACTGAGCTGTTGTGGGCGGGGGACGCGGAGGAGCAAATAGAGCGTGGGAGGCGTATCAGTGACATCAGTGACACTGAGAGTGACGCGTCGAGTGCTGCTGGGGATTCGGGGATAGACGGGGAGGACGAGAGGGAgtccgccgcccgcgccgcagcCGCATGCCGACGTCACCTCCGAGGCCTTCGCCACTGCCTTCGCAACCtcaccgccgccgccgcccaccTCACAAGATCCTACCAAGAAGAAGTGGGAGCACCCGTGTAATTCTTGAAACGCTTTTTCGCCCTGTGATTGAACTCCCCACAcgtttgtaaatatattaataagcgGCCCACACTGTAAATATAGGTTATAGGGCTGGGGCGTGTATGGGAATCTCAGTAAGTTATGtggttattatttaaataaacttaattttcattatttctcttggttttattttgttttacgcAATGCTTGTGAGACGTGTTTAAGGTGATCGCACATCACGCCGTAGCTGTCGCAGTTAGCATTGAGCGCCTATTGATAACGTCATCCACCTCTGGTTCTAAATCTCTAACAACATACACAGTCATACTTAATACCGGATTCTTTCTCCTCTTTATCTGATTaccataaatatacataaatgaaagattttaaaaaaaacttgaatatAAAAAcgaatatataaatagatttgaATTTTGTTCTGGTTACTCTACtaattatatagatataaaaagaTCAAAATAAGACgaaattcataattttgttACAGAATTGCAAATTCACCAGTATTGAGTGGTACGACGTCCACTGGTTAGCTAAGTCATTAAGTGCCTACTTAATTTTgcaaaaactatataataaacgactatgaataaaaaaaaactatacgtTTATTACGAGTTGATGAGCGATCATCTTTACAAAGTGATTTCACAATAATGTTGTTTCTACAACCAGTTTGTCTAGGTCATAACTATTAAGGATAATGACATCAATTTTGATATCAAAGTCTATTAAAACATGCAGTTAGAAATTGATATGAGTTCTTAGGTAAGTACTTAAAAtcttttagttttagtaaaatTTAGTTTGATTCTCCATCAGAtcagttcaaatattaaaattatttgattgTCACAAAAGATAAATTTGCAAGTATGTATAAACCCCGGCAAGTATGTTGAACCAAATTGGCAATGGATAAACGGACGAGCAAATgttgtttgatgacgtcacggcCTTAAACgcgcgctcactttaaaattctatatctctggaattaattaacgtatcgaaataattctttcatgagtattttttgttttcaacggagaattatttaaaaatagttaacattattcattgtCTGCGTAGGTTAGGTACAATTAATGTCTAATCAATAGACGTCCTTGTTCGTATCAACTTTTAGCTTTTGGTGATTTTACGAGGAAATCTATAAAATCGGATTGCTATAACCGACATTCCTTACCTAGGTGCGAGTAGGTAAGGTATCGATTCGTCTATAGATGTAACGTATCGATATACCCTATCACTCATTTTCATTTCAAGACTCTTGACCGTGAAACTTTTTCAAACCTTGCTTTTCTAGAAAAACTTACCTCGTGGCCTCGTGTAAACTTCTTTTTTCCAATTGTTAAATACCTATTAACAATTGTTAAAAaagaagtttatttattatgtaaattaccTGTAAAGCTAACTCGGTGCAGAATGTTACAAACTCTAATAAGGTACTTACGATGGATGGACAAATACCATCATTCCACgtgtaagtatttaataaagtaattactATGTAATCATTAATAAGTACCTGTCCTGTTGAGAAAATCTATTATAGACTAgtggactcggtcaagcttcgctttgacttatgtgcacttcttccctatccctactctacactactctacccccctaccctacccctaccctaccctacccctaccctaccctaccctaccctacccctaccctaccctaccctacccctaccctacgactcttaaacgtttgtatgggaaatagaaaagggcagtttttagggttttcccggaaattatttgattttttctcaccttttaaaccttccctatacctccacgaacatttcaagaccaagataagataaatccgttaagccgtccgttctcgagttttagcgagactaacgaacagcaattcatttttatatatatatatagactaCACGTCAGTCTGTAAGTTAAATTCGATAACAAGCAGATAAAAGCTTCGCAGTGTTACATTTTTACTCTTCTACGGTTTAGGCTACTTAAACTACCGaccctgtcatcatcatcacatcagatCATCATCTTTGGCATGACGGCTCTTTGGCGACCTCCAAACACCACGACCCTGAGCTGCAGGGGCGTAGCTTCCGCCATCTCAAGGATATGGGGCCCCCGGAGTACAAGGGTCCCCTTAAGTGTgcccaaaaaaaattaatccacaatctcataatctggtgcttccagaaaaaaaactgttaaagagattttcggaatttgccgctcgtctattgggccccccaactaattttgatacagggcctctcTAAGGCTACGCCTATgatgagccgcctgcatctctCATCTTGTGGCAGTTTAGCGCTTCTAGATCAAGAATTTTCTATTTCTGTGGTAGCGCTATTCTTTAGTAATACCTgttcatctatatctatacttctatactaatattataaagaggtaaagtttgtaagtttgtcacatttttttaatggggtaatcttcggaactactggtccgatttcaaaaattctttcaccagtagaatgctacattatcggggagtgctataggctatattttacattagtatgatatatattcgccgagttaacacagtttttgtcatacaggtcggaccgaaaatcctcttaagcagacttattcgcatgggctgccttaaccattgtgtaaaattgaaattaatgtatggaagctttatgtatctttaaaagttctacaaaaaagtccgcgacaccatatatctatcttctatatattagcagatatagtaccttttgtgttttaaaaattataaattttatatacttaggtttgcgtcattatttatgctacttaacttaaatccttatcaaaataaattatttaataatcacaaggatattatggagataagatttgccctttatagtatgttaattagttaaatagtttcggagaaaatacaaaaattctaaaagacgcagaaattccgctacatgacgccccgcgctttcaattacgtagttcccgttcctgtgtgaatatgggattcaaacatagcctatgacactcgcaaataacgtagctttctattggtaaaacaatctttgaaatcggtccagtaggtccaaagattataattttagcatagaagtctctattttcctttgtcatcgcaccacgctcatagggctggaccgattttgctaagggtaggggtaaggtagggaaggtatagggtagggtagggtagggtacaggtagggtaggggttgtgtaagggtagggtaggggtaaaggtagggtaggggtagggtgggttagggcagggtaggggagtgtatgcctaggttaggggtagggcctacccctatcctaggggtagggaaaagGAAGattatgggtagggtagggtacgcgtagggtaggggtaggatacagttagggtacgggtagggtaggagtagggtagaggtaggagatcgatactactactactactttctattttttgtctgtctgtttgccttttttttaaccgggcatcacgctgaaactacagaatgaattcaaatgatacttaagacgatttgagaccataatacgtagaaggattataattataataataggatactttttgtcgggaaaacaaaatcagaaatgggtaaaggtaggggtagaaagtttgtacgaaaagtccttaatttttctaggtacatttgtaaatgtaaaatgataagtggactatttattaggtataagttataaaacttgcaaaatagaatgtgaaataggggttgaaagttgacatcgatttttacgcggacgaagtcgcgggcgtccgctagtcttttataCGACAGGACAATTTAAGTTTCgtattcgtctctatctctcacCTTCTCTGTGACAAAGAAAGATAGAGAGATACGAGACTCAATCAAGTTCTAAAGAcaacgttacagaatagcgctactggtTGATCttggtcatcatcattagtgCGCGGCGGGCGGCCACAGCCAGTTCCCTCATATCTTTATGGCGGGAGCGACTTTGTGCACCGACTGCCGGCCACCGCACAATAGAGGCGATCCGGCCCATCCTCGAACTGTGGACGGACCGTAACCACGGGGCTCCCTCTTTTCACCTCACGCAGATGCTCTCGGGGCACGGCTGCTTTGGGAGATACTTGTGCAGGGTCGCAAGAAGAGAGCCCACTCAGGTGTGTCATGAGTGCGGCTACGTGGAGGACACGGCACAGCACACACTCGAGTCGTGCGTCCAGTGGTCGACTCAGCGCGCCACACTCGTGGAAGAAATTGGGCCTGACCTATCATTGCCCACCGTCGTCCATGCTATGGTGAGTAGTGAGAGCTCTTGGAATGCCGTCGCCTCCTTTTGTGAGGAGGTGATGACGCAGAAGGAGGCGGCGGAACGGCAGCGAGAGGATGACGCAGCTGCAATCCCGATACGCCGCCGTAGGGCAGGTCGAAGGCGACGTGCCCACGATCGCCGCCTACCACCCTAATATACAATTGGCAGGCGCATCTTGTTGCTCTGGCAAGCAACTGACGGAGCAATGGGATCCTTAGATCCCCAGTGGAGGGTCTGCCTCGGCGGACGCCGCTGTCTGAGTTGCGgaagattaattttttgttccCGGAACTCAGGCATCAGGCGAGGCGATGGAATTtagctgggttttagtgggtattctggctgACTCGCAGCCGGTGAGTCCCACATACTCCCTCGGAAATGGTGCCAGCCTATGCCACTATTTCCGAGGgggatgcgtaaaagcatttcccagcttgaaaaaaaaaaaaaaaaaaaaatggtcatcatcattatcaaattgCATGATTATTATACTTTTAGGGACGTTTTAGTAGGTAGCTATTATAGTTGTTTTATGTTTAAGTAGTCTTTCTTAGAAAAACAGGTAGGTACTtagatattatttctttttacttttactacttttattactttttactcTGGCGTCAGCTTTatcgttttctgttctgtggttgtTGTAGCTATCTGTACCTATTACATAGTATACTGTGCATTATCTTATGTGCTTTATCAACGGTCGATTCAACGAAAATAGTTAGGTAGGTCTACCTATTATAGGTACCCtcatcatattttaatttctataatttaatacttaagtaggtaggtacgtacctacttcGATAATATCTTGAAACTTCCAGAGCCATTATTAATTGACTGTTAGCAAGTAGAAACAGTACTTGTATACCTTATTTTTATCATCTCAGCCCATTTTGAGAGAGACCAGAGACGGGATATGGAGCTaagacctaccacgctgctccaatatgGGTTGGTGGggttaggatgataatgtttccATAATGACATCTATCAGATGACCGGGACCGTGCGTCGGCTAAATGTGCcgtgaattttttttagaagaaagaaaagctctcatagtcgaacccaggacttcgcgATCCGAGGTCACGGTCACAGTCTCCCATATGTTTATAGtgacatttaatataaatacacacTAGCTGGTATACCTACAATTAGTCGATGATAAAAACTACATATTGTGACTTGTGTAGAGAGACTCTCGAGATAGGAGATACGTAATCTATATAGACTGTTCTGTACGTAGATACCTACTGGAATGTACCATCAATAATTTGTGACATCACGTTTCGTAACGCCTttacttactatttattatattactagcagacgcctgcggtttcacccgcagaACCCCCTTTCCCGTGAGAACACGGGGTAGAAACATAGCTTagaacactcgcaaataacgcgGACTtctatcattaaaataatttttaaaatcggttctgtagatccagagattgcctTTGCCCCTTccctacaacttcacaaactttacctctttataaaaaaaaactcgtaaATATACTAGTACTAGTAGATTTGGAAGCTTATCATAGAgaacataaaaatacaatttatttgaaGGTTTGAAACTCTTAAAAGCTAGAAATCCAATACTACGACGATCTAAACTTCATAGTTGTCTACTGTACTTACTCAGGGCAAGGGTAGAAGCATCCTacacttttagcttttattgaTCTAGATATCGTAGATATCCTAGATGACCTAGATAATCCTAGATATGGCCCTGACATCAAGtctgttattattatcatcggtagtccagaatcctagggtgagcacaggtccattcttggGTGGGCACGGCCTACCTGCCCCCCCCCCTCTATATATGCttattttagcttttataacaTAAAGGACGCCCGCTTTGTCCGCGCGATGTTAAGTTTTCCACATGAActatcccgcaggaaccatggatttttacatttttttttattctatacaagttagcccttgactacaatctcacctgatggaaagtgatgatacagtcttagatggaagcgggctaacttgttaggaggaggatgaaaatccacaccccttcggtttctacacggcatcgtaccggaacgctaaatcgcttggcggtacgtctttgccggtagggtggtaactagccacggccgaagcctcccatcagacagacctggactaattaagaaaatctcaatctgcccagccggggatcgaacccaggaccttttgtAAATCCAACTTTTGGTTAAACAATATTAGATGGATATGGTCTGGTCATAAAAGACTCTAAGACCAACAGGAAAATTATTGGACTTTTTATTCATGAACTTTTGTTTTCCTTCTTCGCTATATTGGCAATGAGCCaggaatatatttttcatattgacTTTTACcgagaaaattaaaatgtgtcAACATGTCACAGCACAGAAATGGGTCATGACTGTACAGGAAACGTAAGATCATTTCAAATAACTACATATTCACATGATCACATCGGATCTATGGCACTAGTGTTGtgcagatagcatgggtacggtaacagtcgcctgtatgacgttcatttCGTTATTATCGCGAATCGCGGCAATTTTTTCAGAgggaaacgaactgtcacccgcaccacccTACACGAACAGCGCCGGCCCGATGTAAATTTTAGAacggagcgagatccaattatggcgcctctcctgtttgctcctaataataaatAGGGAGTGCAaattatggaacgcgaagacctcgaccatactctggagcTTAGCTCTGGAGTGACCAATGAAAATCAGACACTACACCGTCTATGGTCGACTAGGATTTTAGAAGTAATACAATATCGATAACTTCTATAATCATACTCCCGGACATCGGATGGCGAAGCGATGGCGTCCACGCACTCTATTCGCGTGCGCCTCGTTAATCTCTTCGCTTAAAATTTAGACAAtcgaaaaaaagaaatttctgttatttttctttgccatttaggcgccctctaggatttggcgcctggagcgattGCTTCGTTCGCCGTTTAAGTGAGCCGGCCCTGTACTCGAAACGAACTGAAACGGGATTCAAGTAATAGGTAACTCGAGCTCTTAGGGCTGGCGCATATCTGACGAGACGCAGTGTAGCGCATTTGTTAaacaaactattattatttgccTTAATGCGTTgttataaagttgaaaattgaTTAACAGTTAACACTCAGGTAGATTCACGTCGCCTCATGACGAACTTTTAACGAGTGTTTAAAGAAACAAGTAGGCACTACATATGGCGGATGAATTGTTCTGGGCCTAACAAAATATTGCGAATttcagttaaataatatttcatttttataaataagtctCAACTTATAAATAAACTCAACTTCTACATTCGATGTTCACTTCCCAGGAACAAAAATTCATATCATTGACTTTCttcagcagggtttctcaaacttttggctccacgaacccctgttaaaatttccaagtgacagcgaaccccttactaactaatgaatccccccccccctcaaagaaaaaaaaattgactgttgaagaaaataaggattatatttgaataaaagttaacatataaagtacctatcaaaagaaatgtctatgtaatattaatatgatgagtgtgcttgtttcttgtcgcaaatggatttaATGGTaagagtaattttggacaattttaaccttaattctgactcggtatcagttatcaagccaccattaccgCGATCCCCTTCGCTTCGCATTCGCTTGTACAGGGGTTCGCGACAAGCTAAGCGAATCCGCGATTCGCTGGTCGTGAACCTCTGCCGttgaatggcgaacccctaggtgttcgc
This DNA window, taken from Bicyclus anynana chromosome 1, ilBicAnyn1.1, whole genome shotgun sequence, encodes the following:
- the LOC112055674 gene encoding mid1-interacting protein 1A, which gives rise to MKMSFNTDISTKLENSRNSLKKIARNDNTEFSKQSVMNDMEKFVKTVNTMEETVLVPCRLMNLSPEGDDDPFSLFAMLNDLKTELLWAGDAEEQIERGRRISDISDTESDASSAAGDSGIDGEDERESAARAAAACRRHLRGLRHCLRNLTAAAAHLTRSYQEEVGAPV